Proteins from a genomic interval of Thunnus thynnus chromosome 5, fThuThy2.1, whole genome shotgun sequence:
- the LOC137182809 gene encoding E3 ubiquitin/ISG15 ligase TRIM25-like: MAESYTEPDPLSCSICLDVLKNPVTLHCGHSYCIDCINGCWDLEDQGSVYRCPQCRHTFLSRPVLNKNTVLADLVEKLGGAEPTCPVGDEVSPGDVECDVCTVRKLKAVKSCLVCLASYCTTHLQPHYESAAFKRHKLVEVSASLQEKICSKHDKLLEVYCRSDEQCICQLCVMDEHKGHDTVLAAAERERKQKQFGKKTQRYQQGIQEKEKQLRQLRQKMKALTCSADAAVDQNEKAYAEIVLMADKRRCAVKEQIQVQEKAAMSKAEALVDQLEKDVSELRKREDELMQLSLTEDHVHFLQSYQSMCDRPEPDMSSDVNVQLHAYFDFVTKANSDFREKLESMVQAVGEISVPIQAHPGSKTRTVVREGALKKMLKQYKYRDLTLREITNVISQYKDLKPVMDAYVFNDGSTRDLMSLAGTVPVSYRGNVYNIPVCLWLMDTYPYNPPICFVEPTSAMTIKTGKHIDANGKIYLPYLHEWKHPQSDLYGLIQVMIVLFGEEPPVFSRPTSQAPLTNYFGV; encoded by the exons ATGGCAGAGAGCTACACAGAACCAGATCCTTTATCCTGCTCGATATGTTTGGATGTCCTGAAGAACCCTGTGACTCTTCATTGTGGCCACAGCTACTGTATAGATTGTATAAATGGCTGCTGGGATCTGGAGGATCAGGGAAGTGTTTACCGCTGTCCTCAGTGTAGACACACTTTCCTCAGCAGACCTGTGCTGAACAAGAACACAGTGCTAGCTGATTTGGTGGAGAAACTTGGTGGGGCAGAACCCACCTGTCCTGTGGGGGATGAAGTCAGTCCAGGGGATGTGGagtgtgatgtctgcactgtgAGGAAGCTGAAAGCTGTCAAGTCTTGCCTGGTGTGTCTGGCGTCTTACTGTACAACTCACCTGCAGCCCCACTATGAGTCAGCAGCGTTCAAAAGACACAAGCTGGTGGAAGTTTCAGCCTCCTTACAGGAGAAGATCTGCTCTAAGCATGACAAGCTGCTGGAAGTCTATTGTCGAAGTGATGAACAATGCATTTGCCAACTTTGTGTGATGGATGAGCACAAAGGTCATGACACTGTTTTGGctgcagcagagagggaaaggaaacaa aaacaatttggaaagaaaacacaaagataccAGCAGGGAATAcaggaaaaggagaaacagCTCCGGCAGctaagacagaaaatgaaagcacTGACG TGCTCTGCAGATGCAGCGGTCGATCAAAACGAGAAAGCCTATGCTGAGATAGTCCTGATGGCGGATAAAAGACGTTGTGCTGTGAAGGAGCAGATTCAAGTTCAGGAGAAAGCTGCAATGAGCAAAGCTGAGGCACTTGTGGATCAGCTGGAGAAGGATGTCTCTGAgctgaggaagagagaggatgaACTGATGCAGCTCTCACTTACTGAGGATCACGTTCATTTCCTGCAG AGCTACCAGTCTATGTGTGACCGTCCAGAACCTGACATGTCCTCCGATGTCAACGTCCAGCTACACGCAtattttgattttgtgacaAAGGCCAACTCTGATTTTAGAGAGAAACTGGAAAGCATGGTGCAGGCTGTTGGAGAAATATCTGTTCCAA ttcaagCTCATCCTGGTTCAAAAACCAGAACAGTTGTCCGTGAAGGTGCCCTGAAGAAAATGCTGAAG CAATATAAATACAGAGACCTGACTCTTCGTGAAATAACCAATGTGATCTCCCAGTACAAAGACTTGAAGCCGGTTATGGATGCATATG TGTTCAATGATGGCTCCACAAGAGACCTGATGAGTCTAGCAGGAACAGTCCCAGTGAGCTACAGAG GCAATGTCTACAACATCCCAGTGTGTCTGTGGTTGATGGACACATACCCCTACAACCCTCCCATATGTTTTGTCGAACCTACCAGTGCCATGACGATCAAAACTGGCAAACACATTGATGCCAATGGCAAGATCTACCTGCCTTATCTACATGAGTGGAAGCAC